The Methanomassiliicoccales archaeon region ACTTCTTCGATGAACCCTCATCATATCTCGACATCAGCCAAAGACTCAAAGTCGCGCGGATCATTCAATCATTAAGTCAAGGGAGACATGTAGTCGTCATAGAACATGACCTCGCAATCCTTGATTTCCTCGCAGATAACGTATATCTTGTCTATGGTTCGGAGGGCGCTTACGGCGTCTTCGCTCAGCCCAGGCAAGTGCGCGTAGCGATTAATGTATATCTTCAAGGTTATCTCGCTGAAGAGAACATCCGGTTCCGAGAACGAATGATTGAATTCGAGGTCAGACCCCCTAAAGAGACCTGGCAAAGTGCCGTGCTTCTTGAATTCGGACCACTGGGATACCAGTACCCTGGGTTCAGCCTGAAGGTCGAGCGCGGGTCGATCAGAGTGGGTGAAACCGTCGGTGTCGTCGGACCGAACGCAATCGGAAAAACAACATTTGTTAAAATGCTCGCAGGTGTTCTGAAACCAACAATGGGATCGATTGATCGAAACGTCAAGGTGAGCTACAAACCTCAATACATAACTCCAGATTTCGAGGGAACGGTGAAAGAGCTCTTCCATACGCTCGTCAAAGACTTTTTTGAATCAGGTTTTTTCAAAAGCGAGATCGCAGAACCACTTGGCCTCACTCACCTATATGAAAAACAGGTCTCAACGCTTGCGGGAGGCGAACTGCAACGAGTCGCAATTGCTCTCTGTCTTTCAAGAGAGGCGGACATCTACCTTCTTGACGAGCCGTCTGCATATCTTGACTCGAATCAAAGAATGGAGGCTGCAAAGACATTAAGAAGGGTGATGGAGAAGCAGGGAAAAAGCGCGCTCGTCGTCGATCACGACATATATTTCCTTGACATGGTCTCCGACTCTATTATGGTCTTTTCAGGTGTGCCGGGAAAGGAAGGACTCGGAAAAGGACCCTTCGACATGCGCACAGGGATGAACCTCTTTCTCAAGGATGTCGGTGTGACATTTCGACGAGACAATGAAACCAACAGACCCAGGATCAACAAGCTAGATTCAAGACTTGATAGGGAACAGAAAGAAAGGGGAGAATATTATTATTCCTCCTGATGAATTAATTGCTTCTTCATTTTGTTCTTTCTTCTGAGAAGAAACCATATCAGTACCACGAGGACTATGACAACAATGATCAAGTCAAATCCACGGAAAATTTCCAAGATTGTTTCCCATGAGGGTCCGAGCGCGAACCCTACATAGACCAAAATGAAACACCACGGTAGAGAGCCGAAAAAACTCAGAATCACGAAACGCGAAAAATTCATTTTAGCCATTCCAGCGGGTAAAGAAATGAACGTCCGGATAATTGGCAACAATCGACTTAAGAAAACAATCGCATCACCGTACTTAGAGAATAAACGTTCAGCTGCCACGAGCGCTCTTTCATCGAACAAAACATATCTTCCATAGCGCACGACGAATGCTCGTCCGCCATAAAGTCCTATGATATAGGAAATTATTGACCCTAATGTGCAACCTATAGCACCAGCTAATGAAGCCGCAACAATATCCATCTTTCCTTCGTAGACAAGCCAACCCGAAAAGGGCAGTATGATTTCGCTTGGAAGTGGCACATTAGCGCTTTCTAAAGCCATTAACAAAACGATGCCGGGATAACCAAGATCGAGTATGAGGTTCTTGACGAAGATTATCACTGATTCGATGATACCCATTATAAAGAGGAATCATGTACCTTTATTAAAATATTGACAATGAAACAGCAGAGTCATTTTCGTACAAGTGGCTACTTGAGGTCCGAGATGAACATGATCCAGAAAGTTTAGATATTTGTTCCTCTACTTTTTTTATGTGGCGATCTCATGAAGGGTGTGAAAATAGCAGAGGACGTTTTTTGGGTCGGAGCAATCGATTGGAATGTGAGGAATTTTCATGGTTATAAAACTCCGAGGGGTACAACCTATAATGCATATCTGATAACTGGTGAAAAAAATGTTCTCATTGATACGGTGAAAAGACCATTCTTTGACCAAATGATCGAACGGATAAGATCAATCACCAATCCAAAAGACATAAGTTTGATCATTTCCAACCATGTGGAAATGGATCACTCAGGAAGTCTGCCTCTTGCTCAACAATTAACAGGCGCAAAGATCTTGGCTTCGAAGAGGGGGGTCGAAGGATTATCGCTTCATTATGATAATCTCGATGTCCAAGAAGTCCATGACGGACAGGAACTGAAAATTGGGAATTTGACATTGAAGTTCATTGAGACGCCTATGCTCCATTGGCCCGACTCGATGTTCACGTTTCTCGTCGAAAGAGGAATTCTCTTCACCATGGATGGTTTCGGACAGCATCTTGCAACATTGAAAAGATTCGATGACGAAGTTGATCCATCTGTCCTTGACTATGAATCGGCGAAATACTATGCTAATATTTTGATGCCATTTGGCTCACAAGTTCTCAAAACATTCGAAAAGGTGAAAGATCTTCCAATAAAAATATTGGCGACTTCTCATGGAATTATCTGGCGGAAGGATCCTAACAAGATCATCAGTCGTTACCTGTCTTGGGCAAAGGGAGAAACGAAGGAAAAAGCAGTGGTCGTATATGATACAATGTGGGGGAGTACCCAAGTGATGGCAGAATTGATTGCTGAAGGCATCGCATCTGAAGGGGTTGAAACAAGAGTGTTCAGGATATCAGACAGCGATAGAAGTGAGATTATGACCGAAGTTCTTGATGCGCGTGCTGTGGTAATTGGATCACCAACGCTCAATAATGGTCCATTTCCCACTGTTGCAGATTTTGTCGTTTACCTCAAGGGACTCAGACCGAGAGGTAAAATTGGAGCATTTTTCGGTTCATATGGTTGGGGTGGTGGTGCGGTCAAAGCTTTGCGAGAACAAGCGGAAAAGGCCGGAATGATCATGCTTGAGGATCTGGAAATCCAGTATGTTCCCAGAGGTGAGAAAATAGCAAAATGCATGGAATACGGGAAGATGATCAGTGAAAAGATCAAGTCGAGTGAAATGAAAATTTAGAATTTAAGAGCTAGATCAAATGGAGGAAGAGAAATGACGAACATTGGGGAAACATACCTTTGCGAAATCTGTGGCAATAAGGTCAAAGTGTTGGAGGCCGGAAGAGGGAAGCTGGTTTGCTGTGGCCAAGAGATGAGACGCTTGTAGAATCTCATTAGTTTTTCATTTTTAGGACTTTACCACAGAGGATTCAGGAAATCGATCGTGTCAGTAAGAGTGAATTTCGGCTTTCAGAATGTATGGTCAAATCCACAATTCCTAAGCATTCAGACCAATCAGTGAAAAGTACATAAAGGGTTTTTTGACTCAAAATGCCCGAATGGTATATATCATTGAATATGATATCATGTCCGGATGGAGAGTCGAGCTGACATTCATGTTCATACAAAGTACTCAGGAATCGCAAGGCTCGGTTTTTTGAGATTCCCTGAATCTGTCGTCGAACCTCGAGATGCGGTGAGAAAGGCGAGATCAGTGGGCCTCAAAGTTCTGTGCATCACTGATCACAACACGATTTTCGGTGCGTGCAAAGCACAAGAATTCGCTAAGGAAAACGACATTGATGTCGTCATCGGAGAAGAAATCAGCACGCTGGAAGGCGAAATCATAGGCCTTTATCTAAATGAAGAGGTTCCGCCTCATTTGACCGTAGAAGAGACGATCGACAGAATCAGGTCTCAGGACGGCATTGTCATCGCACCTCATCCTTTCAGTCTTCACTGCCCTAGTCTCGGCGAGAGAATCGAGAGTCTTGACGTTGACGCGATCGAGACGATCAACGCAGGGCACATTGATGGATATGCAAACAACTTGGCGGCCGAGCGAAGTAAGTCTGGAAAATGGGCAATTGTTGGCGGAAGCGATTCACACGCACTTAGTACGATTGCTTATGCGTATACGACCTTCGATGGTGAGAATGCAGAGGATCTCAGGGGAGCAATTCTCAAAAAAAAGACAGATGCGAGTGGTGTAAGAATGCCACTCCAGAAGGCAATCTCCTGGAGTGTCGGCGTGGTTTTCGCATCCGACGTGATGATCTTGAGATCGATTTTCGGGATGATCAAACAAGTTGACCTACACGATCCCGTAATTAAGAAAATCAGTCTCATGAGCACTGGGAAAAAAATGCTCGCTCTATTTGGATCGATCATTTATTTGACACCACCAATTCCATATCTTTGTGCTATTACTGGCGAGCGCTTTCTGAAGAGATTAGCCAAGAGACACGAAACTGAAAACGGCGGCAAGCCTTAGTATGCGAAGGGAGTTCAAATGACCGTATGATCTATGTGAAAATGCTCATACGGCTTCTGAACTGAAAAGAACATTGATGGTAATGGATTGTGACCTTGTCATTACTGAGTTAATAATCCTCTCCCCCGATTTTGACTGGTCATTAATCCTCGACACCCTAATCCCTTTCATAAGCATGCCGAGCTCAATCATAGTCCACACGGTACTATCATTGATGCGATTGGTCATGTCCACGAGGGTGCAACCTTGCAAAGGCCCCGACGACGGCTTCGCTGAGCGCTGGATGAATTGTCTGGCTCCGTGCTATCGGAAGGTACGATTGATCGCCGGCATTCATGAGATAGACAAGTGACTGGAGGAGTATTGCGGCCTCCGATCCGACAATACTTGCACCAAGGATCTTTCTTGTTGCCGACTCGACAATCACTTTTACAAAACCATTTTCTTCAGCCATGGCGTAACCTTTTGCACAGCTTGAATACATGTTGATTCCAACGAGGATATCATAACCCCGTTTCACCGCTTCGGCTTCGGTCAAACCAACGCTTGCGACTTGTGGATAACAGAAAACGGCGTGAGGAACGGCATGCTCATCCACCGGGACTTTTATTGTCCCGAAAGCGTTATTCCACGCGATCTCGCTCTCATAATTTGCCGTGTGACGGTACATATTCCTTCCAATAACATCGCCAAACGCCCACACACCGGGAACGTTTGTTTCGAGAAACTGGTTGACAACAATGTACCCATTATTGTCGAGTGCTATGCCACCAGCCTCAGCACGGACTAGATCAGCGTTGCTTCTCACTCCCGTCGCAACAAGGATTTTCTCTGCCTCCACCTCATTCTTTGCACCGGTCTCACGATTCTTGAAAATAATCGTATGCCGTTTCCTTCCTTTGTTGATCTCGATAACTTCCTGATTAACCCGGATATCTATGAAGCGTGACATCTCTTTAAGAACAAGCGCACTTACCTCAGGCTCTTCTTTTGGTAAGAGACGGGGGTTTCGACCAATGATCGTCACAGTTGTTCCGAAAGCAGAGAAAAAGTGAGCAAATTCGCATGCCTTATAGCCTCCTCCAAGAATAACAAGACTTTTCGGCAAGCGATCGATGTCAAAGACCGTTTCTGAGGTGAGATAACCAGCATCTTCAAGACCCGGAATCTCCGGGACGCGTGTTCTCGCACCACACGCGATCATAATCTTCTCAGCGCGGATTTTTTCATCACCGACCTGTATCATTTTTCGATCAATGAAATAGCCAGTCATATGATAAAAATCAAGTTCCTCATCCGCCTGAACTGCCCTTTCCATCTGTTGGCGATCATGAAGGATAAGATTCCACATTCTCTTTCTTACGATTTCGTAATCGGTACGAATTACTTCAGCCGTTACTCCTACCTTATGTGAATCTCCTATTAATCGAATGACATCTGCGGGATAAGTCCATATCTTACTGGGAATGCAACCCCGATTAAGACATGTACCGCCGAGAGGCCCGTTTTCAATGAGAGCGACGCGCAAACCCGCTCGACGAGCACGATCAACGACGTTCATACCAGCGCCAGAGCCGATGACGATGAGATCATATTCCTTGACCATGTCGATTAAAAAATTATGAAACGCATGCGTTATAATTCTTTCCTGTTGAAGGATTCTACGTTGAACAATTTTTATGATTAGCTCTTCATTTCCTATATTTCTCTCTCAGCGCAAGTACGAGTATCATCACAGCAAACCAGATGAGAAAGATAGCAATGAGTGCAGGAACATTTCCTGGAATCCATGTGTTTGCCAACCATAATATTCCCAAGATTAACGCAAGACAACCCCAGAAAGCAAAGTATGACGTGATCGAGTCTGTCCTCTTATGCTCGGTTTTCAGAGCAAATAAGATCCCGAGTACAATTATTACCACGCCGCATTCAACTAGAAGTATCGGAATCAAAAGAAGCCAATCCTCAAGGTACCATGCAATAAGTTCTGCAATTGCAAGGGCGATCAAAAAGAAGACGAATAACATCGTACCCCAAGCGATTCTTCGAGAATTTACAACCATCTATAATACCTCGTCCTCCTTTGATACATGAAAAATACCACCCTATGCCCCACAGGGAAGTATTTTCGCTCTCCCGCCCATGATGGATTCTGATGTACAACTATTTAAGTTTCTCCCAGAAAATTCTTCTGCGGGGTTTATTGCAATGATTTACGTCGAAAATGCGATTTGGTCGAATTTTGAGAAGGGATTGATTCGCTGATTGAATTGTGAATTGATTGCACGCGAGTTAATTATGGCAAATTCGTCAATCAAAATAGAGGGGATGGAAACTCCAACCTGGCCTTCCAGAGGGGAGATCAATGACGCTAATTTCTCTGGATCCTCTAATTACCATCCAGAAAATGATGATTTCATCTCGAGGACACCTGGTCTCTTCATTAGCTATTCTCAAAGACAATCGCAATTGGGTTCCTCTTCTTTCCTAGGAGACTATTGGCTAACCAAAAAGGTAGGAGAAAAGATAGGTTACGCTATCGCCCAGTACCTGTGCTCACTAACATCGTTTCAAAAATCCTTCATATGACCTGCGCCAAGGTGCGTAAGGTGTCGGGTATCATTGAGTAATGACCCCCGGACACATCCATTTTCGATCAGGAATGTCGATATCGCACATGTATCATGTTTGATCGCATTCATTTCTGCCAGATCCACGCCCAGGAGGGCTAATGAGATAAGTTTAATGGGAATCCTGTGGGAAACGACCAGCACCGTCTCCCTTTCCGCTAATGCGAAAATGCGACCCAAGAAATCCTGTATCCGATTCCATACATCCGCGATACCCTCCCCGCCGGGAAATCTTACTTTTTCAGGATGCGAGTTCCATTCTTCGATCAACTCTGGATAGCGCATTCTTGCTTCGTCCTCAGATAAGCCCTGAAGAAGACCATAGTCGATGTCGATGAGGTCTTCATCAGCGATGACAGCAAGTGAATGTGGTCTCGCAATGATTTCAGCGGTCTTCATCGCACGAAGAAGTGGACTGCTATAGACAAAAGAAATCGCGCGATTCTTTAGCACTTCTGCCGTCGCCGCTGCCTGGGCCAATCCAGTTTCGTTAAGCGGAACGTCGATGCGCCCTCTGAACACGAGATTCCTATTCCAGTCCGTCTCGCCGTGTCTGACAAGGATGAGATCCATATGAATCCTAATTACCTATATAGCCGTCTTCCTATTTCACTTTCAGGCATCGTCATAGCGGCCCCAGTGGTAATTAGCCAAAGAGATTTTTCCATATTGTTCGCCAAAGAGACTCCTGCCTGCAGATCCAAAAAATGCCATGCGGGCGTGAGGGGATTTGAACCCCTGACTTGCAGCTTAGGAGGCTGCTGCCATATCCATGCTAGGCCACACGCCCGTTATTGCATAAAAAATATTGTAATAAAAAGATTACTTGCTGGGACTGACGTGATTGTCAGCCGCACTGATTATTGAGAGGCCTCGGACTTCTCAAGAGCTTGGAGAGGTTCATTTCCCTTTTCCTCACCCTTCTTTTCCTCGACTTTCGACTCCTCCTCTTTCTTTACGTACTCTTCAACGAATTGCACTATATTGAAGCCCAAAGCGTCTCTTAAATCGGAGACGACCCTGTACTTCGATATGAGCCATTTTTGATCATACTTGCAGACGTCTGGAAGGAAGATGATTGCTTTCTTGTCCTCAAGAGTAACTCTGAACCCGTCGC contains the following coding sequences:
- a CDS encoding desulfoferrodoxin FeS4 iron-binding domain-containing protein, yielding MTNIGETYLCEICGNKVKVLEAGRGKLVCCGQEMRRL
- a CDS encoding FprA family A-type flavoprotein, translating into MKGVKIAEDVFWVGAIDWNVRNFHGYKTPRGTTYNAYLITGEKNVLIDTVKRPFFDQMIERIRSITNPKDISLIISNHVEMDHSGSLPLAQQLTGAKILASKRGVEGLSLHYDNLDVQEVHDGQELKIGNLTLKFIETPMLHWPDSMFTFLVERGILFTMDGFGQHLATLKRFDDEVDPSVLDYESAKYYANILMPFGSQVLKTFEKVKDLPIKILATSHGIIWRKDPNKIISRYLSWAKGETKEKAVVVYDTMWGSTQVMAELIAEGIASEGVETRVFRISDSDRSEIMTEVLDARAVVIGSPTLNNGPFPTVADFVVYLKGLRPRGKIGAFFGSYGWGGGAVKALREQAEKAGMIMLEDLEIQYVPRGEKIAKCMEYGKMISEKIKSSEMKI
- a CDS encoding histidine phosphatase family protein gives rise to the protein MDLILVRHGETDWNRNLVFRGRIDVPLNETGLAQAAATAEVLKNRAISFVYSSPLLRAMKTAEIIARPHSLAVIADEDLIDIDYGLLQGLSEDEARMRYPELIEEWNSHPEKVRFPGGEGIADVWNRIQDFLGRIFALAERETVLVVSHRIPIKLISLALLGVDLAEMNAIKHDTCAISTFLIENGCVRGSLLNDTRHLTHLGAGHMKDF
- a CDS encoding ribosome biogenesis/translation initiation ATPase RLI, giving the protein MRLGTFFNSIIIAENVRIATLLKDRCQPKKCNLECIKYCPKVRTGVETIVIGERGKPVISEELCVGCGICVHKCPFEAIKIIGLPEELEKDLVHQYGRNAFRLYRLPVPKEGMVTGILGPNGIGKTTALKLLSGEEVPNLGNYENPPSKTEVLEHFAGSELHDYLEKLYSGDIKVSFKPQYVDKIPTAYKGRTRDLLSRVAERMSIHEVAERLDITDTLDRDLGELSGGELQRVAIAAALLKDADIYFFDEPSSYLDISQRLKVARIIQSLSQGRHVVVIEHDLAILDFLADNVYLVYGSEGAYGVFAQPRQVRVAINVYLQGYLAEENIRFRERMIEFEVRPPKETWQSAVLLEFGPLGYQYPGFSLKVERGSIRVGETVGVVGPNAIGKTTFVKMLAGVLKPTMGSIDRNVKVSYKPQYITPDFEGTVKELFHTLVKDFFESGFFKSEIAEPLGLTHLYEKQVSTLAGGELQRVAIALCLSREADIYLLDEPSAYLDSNQRMEAAKTLRRVMEKQGKSALVVDHDIYFLDMVSDSIMVFSGVPGKEGLGKGPFDMRTGMNLFLKDVGVTFRRDNETNRPRINKLDSRLDREQKERGEYYYSS
- a CDS encoding DedA family protein; this translates as MGIIESVIIFVKNLILDLGYPGIVLLMALESANVPLPSEIILPFSGWLVYEGKMDIVAASLAGAIGCTLGSIISYIIGLYGGRAFVVRYGRYVLFDERALVAAERLFSKYGDAIVFLSRLLPIIRTFISLPAGMAKMNFSRFVILSFFGSLPWCFILVYVGFALGPSWETILEIFRGFDLIIVVIVLVVLIWFLLRRKNKMKKQLIHQEE
- a CDS encoding PHP domain-containing protein, with product MESRADIHVHTKYSGIARLGFLRFPESVVEPRDAVRKARSVGLKVLCITDHNTIFGACKAQEFAKENDIDVVIGEEISTLEGEIIGLYLNEEVPPHLTVEETIDRIRSQDGIVIAPHPFSLHCPSLGERIESLDVDAIETINAGHIDGYANNLAAERSKSGKWAIVGGSDSHALSTIAYAYTTFDGENAEDLRGAILKKKTDASGVRMPLQKAISWSVGVVFASDVMILRSIFGMIKQVDLHDPVIKKISLMSTGKKMLALFGSIIYLTPPIPYLCAITGERFLKRLAKRHETENGGKP
- a CDS encoding dihydrolipoyl dehydrogenase encodes the protein MVKEYDLIVIGSGAGMNVVDRARRAGLRVALIENGPLGGTCLNRGCIPSKIWTYPADVIRLIGDSHKVGVTAEVIRTDYEIVRKRMWNLILHDRQQMERAVQADEELDFYHMTGYFIDRKMIQVGDEKIRAEKIMIACGARTRVPEIPGLEDAGYLTSETVFDIDRLPKSLVILGGGYKACEFAHFFSAFGTTVTIIGRNPRLLPKEEPEVSALVLKEMSRFIDIRVNQEVIEINKGRKRHTIIFKNRETGAKNEVEAEKILVATGVRSNADLVRAEAGGIALDNNGYIVVNQFLETNVPGVWAFGDVIGRNMYRHTANYESEIAWNNAFGTIKVPVDEHAVPHAVFCYPQVASVGLTEAEAVKRGYDILVGINMYSSCAKGYAMAEENGFVKVIVESATRKILGASIVGSEAAILLQSLVYLMNAGDQSYLPIARSQTIHPALSEAVVGAFARLHPRGHDQSHQ